From the genome of Candidatus Methylopumilus turicensis, one region includes:
- a CDS encoding UvrD-helicase domain-containing protein yields the protein MTTSNASQDSLLTGLNNKQLEAVTLPHQSALILAGAGSGKTRVLTTRIAWLIQTGQVSPTGLLAVTFTNKAAKEMLTRLTAMLPINTRGMWVGTFHGLCNRLLRAHHREALLPATFQILDSADQLSAIKRLMKVMNVDDEKFPPKQVMGYINSCKEEGLRAHSVDAYDPHSQRMREIFEEYDKQCQREGVVDFAELLLRCYELLSRDTNIRKHYQARFKYILVDEFQDTNKLQYMWLKLFAGMGKEEPNNCIFAVGDDDQSIYAFRGARVGNMRDFEVDFKVQNIVKLEENYRSHSNILDAANAIISNNKNRLGKNLWTSAGEGEPVRVYQAYNDIDEASFIVDEVKMLHSDGWALNDIALLYRSNAQSRVIEHALFSNNIPYRVYGGLRFFERAEIKHAMAYLRLINNPEDDVALLRVINFPTRGIGARSLEQLQESARAQDCSLWQAAINKVGNGRPGKGLEGFVSLIKQIQDDAKGITLTEMTEIATTMSGLKNFYQLEKEGEDRIANLDELINAAVSFMNNNSDALEDNSSGLTEFLTHASLEAGEHQADVGADALQMMTVHAAKGLEFKGVFISGLEEGLCPHENSLYENNGLEEERRLMYVAVTRARQRLYLSHAQSRMLHGQIRYGIASRFLDEIPDALLKRLNSKPAPKPSMSSHYDNSYQGAPTVSSSEQKSAMPWKIGQAVTHAKFGQGVVVSYEGNASDMRIQINFGREGLKWLAMEYAKLEKA from the coding sequence ATGACAACATCAAACGCATCTCAAGATTCACTCCTTACCGGACTCAATAACAAGCAATTAGAAGCGGTGACTTTGCCACATCAATCCGCGCTCATTTTAGCGGGTGCTGGCAGTGGCAAAACACGCGTGCTCACGACGCGGATTGCTTGGTTGATTCAAACAGGTCAGGTTTCGCCTACTGGATTATTAGCGGTCACGTTCACCAATAAAGCCGCGAAAGAAATGCTCACAAGACTGACCGCAATGTTGCCGATTAATACGCGCGGTATGTGGGTGGGGACTTTTCACGGGCTATGCAATCGCTTACTAAGAGCCCACCATCGTGAAGCTTTATTGCCTGCTACTTTCCAGATTTTAGATTCTGCCGATCAGCTTTCTGCGATTAAGCGCCTGATGAAAGTCATGAATGTAGATGATGAGAAATTCCCACCTAAACAAGTAATGGGCTATATCAATAGCTGCAAAGAAGAAGGCCTGCGTGCGCACAGCGTGGATGCTTATGACCCACACTCACAGCGCATGCGTGAGATTTTTGAAGAATACGACAAGCAATGCCAACGCGAAGGCGTGGTGGATTTTGCGGAGTTATTGTTGCGTTGCTATGAGCTTTTAAGTCGCGACACCAATATTCGCAAGCATTACCAAGCACGCTTTAAATACATCTTGGTCGATGAGTTTCAAGACACCAACAAACTGCAATATATGTGGCTCAAGTTATTTGCTGGCATGGGCAAAGAAGAACCGAATAACTGTATTTTTGCAGTGGGGGACGATGACCAATCGATTTACGCTTTCCGCGGTGCGCGCGTGGGCAATATGCGTGACTTTGAGGTGGATTTTAAAGTACAGAACATTGTAAAACTCGAAGAAAACTACCGCTCACACAGCAATATTTTGGATGCGGCCAATGCGATTATTTCAAATAACAAAAATCGCTTGGGTAAGAACTTATGGACATCCGCTGGCGAGGGAGAGCCGGTCCGTGTTTATCAAGCCTATAACGACATAGATGAAGCGAGCTTTATTGTTGATGAAGTCAAGATGCTCCACAGCGATGGCTGGGCGCTTAATGATATCGCCCTACTCTATCGATCCAACGCGCAATCTCGTGTGATTGAACATGCGCTATTTTCAAACAATATTCCTTATCGCGTTTACGGTGGGCTGCGCTTTTTTGAGCGTGCCGAAATTAAACATGCTATGGCGTATTTACGGCTGATTAACAATCCAGAAGATGATGTCGCTTTATTACGCGTAATTAATTTCCCAACTCGCGGCATTGGTGCGCGTAGCTTGGAGCAACTTCAAGAATCAGCACGCGCGCAGGATTGTAGCCTGTGGCAAGCCGCGATTAACAAGGTTGGCAATGGGCGTCCAGGTAAAGGCTTGGAGGGCTTTGTGTCGTTGATTAAGCAAATTCAAGATGATGCAAAAGGCATAACGCTCACTGAAATGACTGAGATTGCAACCACGATGTCTGGCCTCAAAAACTTCTATCAACTAGAAAAAGAAGGCGAAGACCGTATCGCCAACTTGGATGAGTTGATTAACGCCGCGGTAAGCTTTATGAATAATAATAGCGATGCCCTAGAAGATAATAGCAGCGGCCTGACTGAATTCTTAACCCATGCCAGTCTTGAGGCAGGTGAACACCAAGCAGATGTTGGGGCTGACGCTTTGCAGATGATGACGGTTCATGCCGCAAAAGGATTGGAGTTTAAAGGAGTATTTATCAGCGGGCTAGAAGAGGGCTTATGCCCGCATGAAAATAGCCTGTACGAAAATAACGGCTTAGAGGAAGAACGTCGCTTGATGTATGTAGCAGTGACCCGCGCAAGACAACGACTTTACTTGAGCCACGCGCAAAGCCGCATGCTCCATGGGCAAATTCGTTATGGCATTGCTTCGCGATTTTTAGATGAGATTCCTGATGCTTTGTTAAAACGCCTGAACAGCAAACCAGCCCCAAAACCAAGCATGTCTAGTCATTATGACAACAGCTATCAAGGCGCACCAACAGTGAGCAGTAGCGAACAAAAATCGGCGATGCCTTGGAAGATAGGCCAAGCCGTAACACATGCTAAATTTGGGCAAGGTGTGGTGGTGAGCTACGAGGGGAATGCCAGCGATATGCGCATCCAAATTAACTTTGGACGGGAAGGCCTTAAGTGGCTTGCGATGGAATATGCAAAACTAGAAAAAGCGTAA
- the groL gene encoding chaperonin GroEL (60 kDa chaperone family; promotes refolding of misfolded polypeptides especially under stressful conditions; forms two stacked rings of heptamers to form a barrel-shaped 14mer; ends can be capped by GroES; misfolded proteins enter the barrel where they are refolded when GroES binds), translating into MAAKDVRFGDDVRQKMVNGVNILANAVRVTLGPKGRNVVLERSYGSPTITKDGVSVAKEIELKDKFENMGAQLVKEVASKTNDIAGDGTTTATVLAQAIIREGMKSVAAGMNPMDLKRGIDKAVEAAVADLQKQSVACTTSAQIAQVGSISANSDASVGQIIADAMDKVGKEGVITVEDGSGLQNELDVVEGMQFDRGYLSPYFINNQERQIALMDNPFVLLYDKKISNIRDLLPALEQVAKAGRPLLIIAEDIDGEALATLVVNNIRGILKTCAVKAPGFGDRRKAMLEDIAILTGGTVIAEELGLKLENIKLEDLGQAKRIEVGKENTIIIDGAGVEDNIKARIDQVKKQAEDATSDYDREKLQERVAKLAGGVAVIKVGATTEIEMKEKKARVEDALHATRAAVEEGIVAGGGVALIRARDAIAKVKGDNHDQDAGVKIVLRAVEEPLRQIVQNAGCEPSVVVNNVAAGKGNYGYNAANETYGDMVEMGVLDPTKVTRSALQNAASVAGLMLTTDCMIAELPKDDAPAMGGGDMGGMGGMGGMM; encoded by the coding sequence ATGGCTGCTAAAGACGTAAGATTTGGTGATGACGTTCGCCAAAAAATGGTGAATGGTGTAAATATTTTAGCTAACGCAGTGCGCGTAACTTTGGGCCCTAAAGGCCGCAATGTAGTGTTAGAGCGTTCATATGGCTCTCCAACCATCACTAAAGATGGTGTGTCAGTTGCTAAAGAAATCGAATTAAAAGACAAATTCGAAAACATGGGTGCGCAATTAGTAAAAGAAGTGGCAAGCAAAACTAACGATATCGCTGGTGACGGCACAACAACTGCAACAGTTTTAGCACAAGCAATCATCCGCGAAGGCATGAAATCTGTTGCCGCTGGCATGAACCCAATGGATTTGAAGCGTGGCATTGACAAAGCTGTTGAAGCTGCTGTTGCTGACCTTCAAAAACAATCTGTTGCATGTACAACAAGCGCACAAATCGCGCAAGTTGGCTCTATTTCAGCGAACTCAGACGCTTCAGTTGGCCAAATTATTGCTGACGCAATGGACAAAGTGGGTAAAGAAGGCGTGATTACTGTTGAAGATGGTTCAGGCTTACAAAATGAACTAGATGTTGTAGAAGGCATGCAATTCGACCGTGGTTACCTATCACCATACTTTATCAATAACCAAGAACGTCAAATCGCATTAATGGACAATCCATTCGTGCTTTTATATGACAAAAAAATCTCTAACATCCGTGATTTGCTTCCAGCACTTGAACAAGTGGCTAAAGCAGGTCGTCCACTGTTGATTATCGCTGAAGATATCGACGGCGAAGCATTAGCAACATTGGTGGTAAACAACATCCGTGGCATCTTAAAAACTTGTGCTGTTAAAGCCCCTGGTTTCGGTGATCGTCGTAAAGCGATGTTAGAAGATATCGCTATCTTGACAGGTGGTACTGTGATTGCTGAAGAATTGGGTTTGAAACTTGAAAACATCAAGTTAGAAGATCTAGGCCAAGCTAAACGTATCGAAGTAGGTAAAGAAAACACCATCATCATCGACGGTGCTGGCGTTGAAGACAACATTAAAGCACGTATCGACCAAGTGAAAAAACAAGCTGAAGATGCAACAAGCGACTACGACCGTGAAAAATTGCAAGAACGTGTTGCAAAACTAGCAGGCGGCGTTGCTGTGATTAAAGTTGGCGCAACCACTGAGATCGAAATGAAAGAGAAAAAAGCACGTGTGGAAGATGCATTACACGCAACACGCGCAGCGGTTGAAGAAGGTATTGTGGCTGGCGGCGGCGTAGCGTTGATTCGTGCACGTGATGCAATTGCTAAAGTAAAAGGCGACAACCACGATCAAGATGCTGGCGTGAAAATTGTATTGCGTGCTGTTGAAGAGCCACTCCGTCAAATCGTTCAAAACGCTGGCTGTGAACCATCAGTCGTAGTTAACAACGTAGCTGCCGGCAAAGGCAACTACGGCTACAACGCTGCTAACGAAACTTACGGCGACATGGTTGAAATGGGCGTGCTAGATCCAACTAAGGTAACGCGTTCTGCATTGCAAAACGCAGCTTCAGTGGCTGGCTTAATGCTCACAACAGACTGCATGATTGCTGAACTACCTAAAGATGACGCACCAGCAATGGGTGGTGGTGATATGGGTGGTATGGGTGGCATGGGCGGTATGATGTAA
- a CDS encoding co-chaperone GroES, translating to MKIRPLHDRVIVKRLEEVRTTASGIVIPDTATEKPDQGEVIAVGPGKKDDNGKVMTLDVKVGDKVLFGKYAGQTVKIDGDEFLVMTESDLMGVIEA from the coding sequence ATGAAAATTCGTCCTTTACACGATCGCGTGATCGTTAAGCGTTTAGAAGAAGTGCGTACCACTGCATCTGGCATTGTGATTCCAGACACAGCCACTGAAAAACCAGATCAAGGCGAAGTAATCGCAGTGGGTCCAGGTAAAAAAGATGACAACGGCAAAGTGATGACACTTGACGTTAAAGTGGGCGATAAAGTGTTGTTCGGCAAATACGCTGGCCAAACCGTCAAAATCGACGGTGACGAATTCTTGGTGATGACTGAGTCAGACCTCATGGGTGTAATCGAGGCTTAA